CCTATTTTTCAAAGAAATAAAGTATGAACTAATAAAATGAAGGAAAGATTTAAAGAATCACTTTCTAAAAATTACCCTTTTGGTTCAATATTAATTCATCAAAAAGCATATGATGAAAGACAGTTACTTATAGACGGTTATCAAAGGTTATCGACAATAAAAGAGTTTTGTGAGCAACCATTTAATTCTTTAAAATGGGAAGAATTTAATATTAATGATGATCAACTACTTGATATATTAAAAAATGAAAAAATAATGAAAAAATTTAAAAATCAAATTATTTATAAGTTTCAAATTGAAAGAAATGCAACAACTTATCAAATTATTAAAAATGTTTTAAATGATATTATTTTAAAACAAAAGAATAGTGATCAATTTAATATTTTGCAACTAGCTGATAAAATTGAACCACTTATATCTTTTAAAATAGATGAAATAAAAAGAAAAAGTGAAAATTTGAAAGATACAACTATTCCTGTCATAATAGTGACAACATTTGATCAACATGAAGTTATTGCGGATATATTCACAAAACTTAATACTTCAGGACAGAAGTTATCTAAATATGAAATAGCAGCAGCTGATTGACAAGACATTCAAATTAAAATAAATGATTATAAAAATGATTCATTTTCAAAACAAATAGTGGATAAAATAAAAGAAAAGTATAAATACTACGAGGAAAACAAAAATAAAACGGGTATTCAAATGAACAAAAAAGCATCTGACTTAGATAAAGATGCAAGCATTGATCTATTTGAATTATTATTTGGTTTTTCAAAAGTTCTTGAAGACATAAGTAATAATTTGTTTTTGCCTACTAAAAATAAAAAAATTGATATTTTTGAAGAAGGTTTTGAAATTATAAATTATTGCATGGGTGGAGTAAATAAAAACTTTGATAAACTTAATAAGAAATTTATTGAATTTTTTAATATAAAAAATAATAATATTGAGCTTAATGAGATAGTTAGTTTATTAAAATATGTTAAAACTACTGTTAAAGCTGTAAATGACTACTTTGGTCATGATTCAAACAAGATATTATTAGGCTCATTAAATAATAAAAATATTGTTTGAGGAACTAACGAGAAAGAAGATGCGGGAAGTTTATTAAAACCAAGTAAATTTCAATCAATTTCATTTGTAGTCGAAATTTTTAGAACAATATTTAGAAATAACAATAAATTTGAAAATTACAATGAAAAATTTGATCAAGAAATAACTAAAGAAATACAAAATAATTTTTACCTAGCTCAGCACTATGTATATGATACTTTTAATGATTTATTTAGTAAGTCATCAAATAAAACAGTTGATGACATAATTTCATCCAACATTTTTAGATATAATAAACCAATTGAAAAAGGGGAAATGCTTTATTCAGTCGAGAAAGTTATAAACAATTTTAATGTGAAATCCAACAATAACAAGAGCAAAAGGCCAAAGTTTGATAAATCAATTCGAATACTTATATCTATAACTTATCAAAATATTCTAAGTACAACTTATAACATTGATAGTTATCACATAGATCATTTAATACCATTTAAAATAAGTGAAAATAAGAATGAAAAAATTGATATTAATAGATTAGGAAATCTTGCATTAATAGATTCGGAATCCAATTCAATAAAATCTGATAAAGATTTGTATAAACTTATTAAAGGTGAAATTTTTAGTACAGAAGAAGTTGAAAATTGAACTTTTATTAATAGAAATGAATTTGGATTATTTAGTTTTGAAGGTAAAGAATGAAAGCAAATTGAAAAAGATTTACAAAATATGTCAGAAATACGAGAAAGCAGATACATTGAAAAGTTTATGAAATTTTGAAAATATAGTTAGAAATCAAGAAAGGAGAAATATACATGGCAAAAAAAATAGATAATTCAAATATTGAATCTGAAAAAGGAATAATTAGTTATGCTTTAGAAGACTTAATGGGTGAACGTTTTGGTAGATATGCTAAATACATTATTCAAGAACGTGCATTACCAGATGCTAGAGATGGTTTAAAACCAGTTCAAAGACGTATTTTATATGCAATGAATGAATTAAATCTAACTTATGATAAACCATATAAAAAATCAGCTAGAGTAGTTGGAGAAGTTATTGGTAAGTACCACCCACATGGTGATACATCAATTTATGATGCAATGGTTCGTATGAGTCAATGATGAAAACTAGGAATGCCTTTAATTGATATGCAAGGTAATAACGGATCTATTGATGGTGATAGTGCAGCTGCAATGCGTTATACTGAAACTCGTTTAGCAAAAATTAGTGATTTAATGTTAGATGACTTAAATAAAAATACAGTTAAGTTTGCACCTAACTTTGATGATAGTGAAAAAGAACCAACTGTTTTACCAAGTTATTTCCCTAACATTCTAGTTAATGGATCAACAGGAATTGCTGCTGGTTATGCTACAAACATGCCTCCACATAACCTTGGTGAAATTATTGATGCAACTATTAAATTAATTAGAACTCCAAATACTAGAATAGATACTATTTTAGAAATCGTTAAAGGACCAGATTTCCCAACTGGAGGAACTGTTCAAGGTCGTAATGGTATTAAAGATGCATTTACAACAGGAAAAGGTAAAGTTATTGTTAATTCAAAATGACATGAAGAAGATAATAACATCATTATTGATGAAATCCCTTATGAAGTTGTTAAACAAGATTTAGTTAAAAAAATTGGTGATGTTATTGACGCTAATCCAGGTTTAGGGATCTTAGAAGTAAGAGATGAAACTGATCGAAATGGATTAAGAATAGCAATTGATTTAAGTGATAAAGCTAATTTAGATACAGTTAGAAAATTTTTATTTAAATCAACTCCATTAAGTATTTCATATAACTATAACAATGTGGCTATTGTTGATTTACAACCTAAACAATTAGGAATTATTGAATTAATTCATGCATATATTGCTCACTATAAAGAAGTATTTACATTTAGAACTCAATTTGATTTAAATAAAGCTGAAAAACGTTTAGAAATTATTTTAGGTTTAATTAAAGCAATGAGTATTTTAGATCAAGTTATCTCAGTAATTAGAAGTTCAACAAATAGAAGTGATGCTATTGAAAACTTAGTTTCAAAATTTATATTCTCTCAACCTCAAGCAGCAGCTATTGTTGATATGAGACTATATCGTTTAACTTCAACTGATGTGGTTAAACTACAAAATGAAAAAGAAGAATTAGATGTAAACATTGCTAAGTTAAAAGCTATTTTAAATAGTGAAGAAGTAATGGATAATGAAATTATTAATCGTTTACGAGAAGTTAAAAAACAATTCCAAACTCCAAGAAGATCAACTGTTGAAGATAGCATTGAAAACTTAGATGTTGAGCAAAAAGAAGTATTAGTTGAACATGAATATAACTTATGAATTTCAAAAGATGGATATTTAAAAGCTATTGAATCAAAACTAATTAGTAAAAATGATCCTGCTGTATTTGGTAGAAAACCAAACGATATGTGAATTGCAGCTGGAGAAGTAAGTAACTTACAACATTTAATCTTAATCACAAATAAAGGAACATACTATTCAATTCCTTTATATAAATTACCAATGAGTAAATGAAGAGACATGGGAGTTCATGTTAACACTATTGCTACAATGGATCCAAGTGAACATATTGTTAGTGCATTTGTAGTTAAAGATTTTGCTGAAGCTTTACAACAAATCTTAATCACAAGTAAAAATGGAAACATTAAACGTATACCAGTTAAAGATTTAGAAACAAAAATCTTTACACGTGCATTTAGAATTATGAAATTAGATGCAGCTGATGAAATTGTTAGTGCTAGTCTAATTACTTCAAAAACTAGAACTTGTGGAATTATTACAAGAAATGGTTATGGGGTAAGATACCATATTGAAGATATTCCTGTTCAAGGAACTAATTCAAAAGGAGTTAAAGCAGCTAATCTAAAAGAAGATTACATAGTTGCAGGTTTAGGATTAACAAGTGAAGATACTATTATGTATCTAACTGAAAAAGATGGAGTTAAAAAATTCAGAAATGAAGATTTACCAATCTATATTAGACCAAAACGTGGAGTAAGAGTATTACCAGAACGTAAACGTGGAACTGAATACATTACATTTGTATTTAACTTTAATGCAAATGAAGAAAACATTATTAAAACAATTGATACTCAAGATATGTATCAAGAAGTTAATGTAAACAAATATCGTCATATTGAATTAACTAGTGTAACTGGTGATTTTGATATTAAAGATGTTGCATTTGCTAGTTTAAGTGAAATTAATAAGGTTAAACCAAACGATATGCCCCCAGGTGCTTTAAATGCTGATGATGATGCTGAAGGATATGTGTCTAAAGAAGAAATTAGAGCACGTCAAGAAGCAAACAAAGGTAAAGTGTCAGCTAAAGTAGTGGTAAGCAAAAATGTTAAAGAAGAAAGCGAAAAACGTATTCAATCATTAACTGGTGGTTTAAGTGATTTACTAGGAGATATTTCTTCAGTATTAGGAACACCAAGTAAACCAAAACCCAAAAAAGAAGTTAAAGATGAATTTCAATTAGATCTAAGTGAACTACTAGAAGAATAAAAAAATCAACTTTATAAGTTGATTTTTTTATTTAAATCATAATTCAAAAAATTCTTCAGGATTATTTTTCAAAAGTTTAGAATTTTCATTATAAAAATTTCAAAATTTAACTGCTTTTTCAATTTCATCATTACAAATTTCAATTCTAACAATCAAATCATTAACTAATAAATTATTTTTTTTATCTTTTAAAGTATCAAGTTCTACTAAATTTTTTTGATAAATAATTTGATATTTTTCTAATTGACTATCAGATTCAATTGAAATTGATTTCTCATACTTAATTGTGCTTTTATTGGCTCATCTTCATATTAAACTAAATAGTCCGTATAAAGAAGAAACTAAAAGTAAAATAAAACTTACTGTATCAAAAACTTGATTTAATGTTATGTTTAAAGAATTTTTAATGCCAAAGTTTGGCAAAATGAAATAAATTAAACTAATAAATAATATATTAATAAAAAACATTATAAAAAAAGTTAAAAATAAATAAGCTCAAGAATATTTTTCTCTTTTATTTCTTTCAATTTTAACAAGTCTTTTTAGTAAATCACTTGAATCATTAAACTTTGCTTTTTTACTTAAAATTATTTTGTACTTTTTTAATACTGTTTTTTCATTTCTATAAACAGATAATACAATTATACAAATAAAAAACGCTATTATTCAAATAAACATTAAAACAACTCAAATGCTTGTTATTCAACTTAGTATATTCAAAATAACACTCCCCCTTTCTGTTATTTATATGTAAATAAAATAGTTATTCTTTTTCAAACTAAATATATAGAGTTCAGCAAATGTTTTTTTGTGTTTTCTTTATCACCTATATAAAATGGATTTGGATTTGAACTTCATGTTGAAGTTAAATAAATAAATAAATAAATAAATTCGTTATCTATAGCAGCAAAAACTTTGTTAAGTAGAAGTCTTCTGCAAATCATAAATTATTTACTATTGCTTATTCACTTTCATGTGAGCAATATAGCTGAGCCCTTATTTTATTTTATTTTTAAAATACCATTAGATTAAATATTTTATTTAGAATTGTAACAATATTTTTTGTAAATTAGAAGTATATAAAATATAATCTAATATTAATATTTTTTATTAATAAGTTAAATATCTATCACATTTATTCTAAACTAATTCTCAATCACCTGAGAATACTCTTGTAAAGTCATATTCATTAAGATATAAAAGTCCATGTGAAGTTTGAGATTTATTTGCTGGTTGACCTCCAAACACTCCTCCTGGATAATTAGGATCATCATAAATTGGATAGCTTAAACCTCTATCATCATTAATTGATCACATAGAAATATAATCAATACCAATTGTGTGACTTCAATTGTAAAAATCTTTAGCGTCTTCTAACGTGAAAACACCTTTTTCAGTATCATTAACACCAATCATTGGAGTTGAACCCATCATGGCATAAGTTTGAGCATCAGTTATTGTTTGATGAAATTCAGTTTTAATAATTGATTGAATTTGTCGCATTGTCGATTCAGTTGCTTGTTTAGCTAAATCAAAGTTTGTTTTTCCTTCAGCTATTGCTTTTTCATAAATATCATTACCATAATCCATAACCATAGGATTAAATTTAGGTAAATCATTAACACTTAAACCAACTTTTGCATATTCTTGAATAAATGTTTCAACAACTTGCATTCCTTTATTAGGGCCACTTATTAATCCATCATTTAATACAGCTACAGTTACTGAAAAGTCTCATTCTTTATCAGCCTTTTTCATTCCAGCTATTGTTCTAGCTAATAAAGCAGTATCATTTTTATATTTATCATCTTGGGCTCCACCTTCGATATCAAAGTCTATCTTTTTAACCATTTTTTGACCAACTAAATTAGCCAATTCTTGTTGGTAATCAATAAATGCTTGTTCTAACATCTTTTGTGCTTTAACTTGATCATCTGGAGCTAATTTTGTTGCTAAAATTCAAGGTAAATTTTTTTCTGGAGCTTCTCCAGCATTATAGCCTCCATAAGAAACTCTTGAATTTTTAAATAAATCCCTACTTGCTAAGGGTTTTAAAATGTCAGGCAATAGTTTATGTTCAGTATATCATTTATATCCTTCAGTAGTTTTGTCTAAACCAGCAAATGATATTGATAATTTATCTTGATTTTTGTTATCTTGATTCGCAAAAGCAAAAGTTAAACCATCTATATTTTTGTTTTGTTGTAGAATATCTTCAACTTTATCACCATTGTATAAAGCAGCATCAATATAAGGAACAAATTTTGTCTTACTATTAGTTTTAACTTGTTCTATGTATTTTTCTTTTCTATTTGGATTAGCTTCTTGTCAATCATAATAATGACTTTTGCCTTTACCTATTGGATTCTCAATATATTTTTCTTCATAAACACTAACTTTAAATTTGACAGGTTCATATCTACCAACATTAACAGTAATAATATCTTGACCTTTGTTTCCTAAAGATTTTATTTTTAAAGTTCTTCCTTCAACAGTTACATCAGTAACATTTGATTTTTGAGGATAGTTATTTGCATTTCCCACGGAAGGAATATAGGCTTCTGACTTAGCAGTTATTTTTAAGTTTTCATTGTAATTAGTAATATCTAACTCAATTTCTTTTTCTCATTCTTTTGCTAAGTCTAGTCTCTGATCTTTTATTTTTGAAATTACAACTTGTCCAGTTATTGGTTTAATAAGTGCATTTTTGATAATAAAAGTATTAGAATCAATTTTATAGTTTTGTTCAATTGTTACTTTAACAGTAACATCTGTTTGATTCGAATTTCTAGTAGCAATTAATGAAACAACTCCATCATTTTTTTTTGTAATTTTTTCAAGTTCTTTGTTAACTTCATTTATGTTTTCTAAATTTTTAATTGCGGTTGTTTGATTTGCAATATATTTAACTCTTAAAAAATTTGATTCTTTAGCGCTACATGCAATTATTGGTAGTGGCGCAGCAGCTGCAATTGTTAAAGAAGATAATATAGCAATAAGTTTTTTCATTTTTCTTTTTTCCTTTTCTATTTATTCACTATAGTATGAATTTAGCAAAATTAAAAAATAAAATCAATGAAAAATGAAACGTTTCATTTTTTAAATTTATTTTTTTTATTTTATACTTTGTATAAGTTTAAAAAAGATAAAAAATAAAGTTTAAAATATTAAATATTTTTAAAAAATAAAACATTATAAGTGTTAAAATTAAATAATATTATTTTTTATTATCTTTAAGGAGTTAATATGTTAAAAGTAAAAGAAAAATTTAATTACTGAGTTAGAGTTGCAAATGATCTTTATAATATTGCAGAACAAAACAATATAAGTATGGACTTACAAGAACAATGAGAAGAATCTGATTTTAGTGATGAAGAAAAACACAAAAAAAACCAAGACAAACAAAAAATAAATCCTTATTCAAATATTGAATACTTTATAAATAAAACTTTATTAAGAAAATATGAATATATAAACAAAGAATCAATTCTTTATTATTTTTTAAATGCAAAGCATAAAGAATATAAAAATTGAAATGAAAAAACGTTTATTTATCCATTCGGAATTAATAATAGCCAAAGAAAAGCAGTTGAAAATGCATTTAAATCTAATATTTCAATAATTCAAGGCCCTCCAGGAACAGGTAAAACTCAAACAATTTTAAACATATTAGCAAATATCTTAATGGAAAATAAAACAGTAGCTGTGGTTTCTAATAATAATTCAGCAATTGATAATGTAATAGAAAAATTACACTCAAAAGTTAATAGTGAAGGTAAAAAAATAAATGTAATTGATGATATTTGATTTTTAACAAGTTTTTTAGGTAAAAAAAGTAATAATGAAAAATATTTTTCAAAAGAAAATCAGCAAGAAATCTTAAATACTCAAGAAATTTGAAGAAATACTTTAGAAAACTCTGATTATTGAGTTAGTAAAAAAGATTTCGCTAAAAATAAATTCAAAATTGATGAATTAGTTTTTGAGATTGAAGAAGTTCAGAGACTAAATGAAGTTATTCTAGAAAATAAAAATGAATTAAATAAAGTTTTAAAAGAATTAGAACTACTTGTATTAAACGTTCAACTAAGCATGAAAAATGATAAGAATTTAAAAAAACTTTCACTTAAAAAGCTTAAGAAACTTCATTTAAATTTAAAAATGTATAGAAAAGAAAAATTTACTTGATGGTTTAAATTTAAAACCCGATTTATATATCAAATAAAAAAAGAATTTTTTGAAAGTGATTTTATTGCCGAATTGTATTTTCATATTTTAAACAAAAAGCATGAAGGATTAGAATTAGCAATTAAAAATGATAGTAAATACTTGAAAAAAATAGGAAAGAATAAAATTGAAGATTTAATAAAATTATCAAAACAAAATTTATTAACACATATTTATAAAAATTTTATGTTAGAAGATGAAATAAAATTAACTTCTAGCAATTTTAATACATTTCAAAAGGTTTCTGACTTTCAAAACTTTATTAAAAAAAGACCAATCATACTAAGCACCATCTATTCCATAATTAATTCAAAAAATAGTTCAGTTTTATATGATTATTTAATTATTGATGAATCTTCACAAACAGATATGTTAGCTTGTATTGGGGCTATGGCATGCGCAAAAAACATAATAGTTGTTGGAGACCTTAAACAATTACCACAGGTTGAGAATAAAATATTTAAAAAATATTTTGAAATGCATAATTTTGAAATTGAAGATGGTTATAAATATTTTGGAAATAATATTTTAAAATCTTTATTAACAATATATAAAAATAAAGTACCAAATCAACTGCTAAGAGAACATTATAGATGTCATCCAGGAATCATAGGATTTTGCAACAAAAAGTATTATGATAACAAACTAATCATCATGACAGAAAATAGTAAAAATACAAATCCTTTTGAAACAATTATAGGAGAATCATTACATTATAATGACACTTCAAAAACAAGCAAAAAAGAAATTCAAAATATAAAAGAATATTTGGATAAAAATAAAATTGATGAGATTGGTATTATTAGTCCATTTAGAAATCAAGCAAATTTGTTGGCAAAAACCTTTAGATCTGAAAAAATAATAGCTAACACAATTCATAAATTTCAAGGACAAGAAAAAGACACAATTTTATTTGCTGTAACAAAAGCTAAAATAAATGGTAGAAAAGATTTTGTTTCTAATCCTAAACTTATTAATGTTGCGGTTTCAAGGGCAAAAAACAAATTTATATTAGCTTATGCAGGCAATTTAGAACAAACACCTGATAATGATATTAAGGATTTATTAAAATATATAAATTATAATTATCCGGATGCAATCAAAAACATCGCTAAAAATTCTGAATTTTATATATTATCAAAGGAATTTAATAATGATCTTTTAAAACTTATAGTTGATTATAATTTATCTCATAGTAATGGCACAAAAGAGCCTAGTGAAATTATTATTCATAATATTTTAGAAGAAATTATTAAAGAAGAAAATTATCAACATTTAGACATAACTTTATTTAAGAAACTTAGCTTGTTAGTTCCTGATGCAATTGAGTCGAAAGAATTTAATCAAAAAGAATTAAGTTTTTTAAAACATCATTGAGCTCATGTTGATTTTTTACTTTATGATAAATTTAGTCATGCCCCTGTTTTAGTTATTGAAGTAGATGGTTTAACATTTCATAAAAAGCAAAAACAAACTTGAAGAGATGAAATAAAAGATAAAGCTTTAAAAATGCAAAATATTCCAATAATTAGAATCTCAACAGCAATAACAGAAAATATAAAGTCAAAAATTAAAAATGAGCTTTTAAAAATAAAAGAAAAAACGTAAAATGAAATAAATATTATATGACTTAATATAAAAAAATAGTGGCAGCTAAAAATGG
The Mesoplasma entomophilum DNA segment above includes these coding regions:
- a CDS encoding glycoside hydrolase family 18 protein; translated protein: MKKLIAILSSLTIAAAAPLPIIACSAKESNFLRVKYIANQTTAIKNLENINEVNKELEKITKKNDGVVSLIATRNSNQTDVTVKVTIEQNYKIDSNTFIIKNALIKPITGQVVISKIKDQRLDLAKEWEKEIELDITNYNENLKITAKSEAYIPSVGNANNYPQKSNVTDVTVEGRTLKIKSLGNKGQDIITVNVGRYEPVKFKVSVYEEKYIENPIGKGKSHYYDWQEANPNRKEKYIEQVKTNSKTKFVPYIDAALYNGDKVEDILQQNKNIDGLTFAFANQDNKNQDKLSISFAGLDKTTEGYKWYTEHKLLPDILKPLASRDLFKNSRVSYGGYNAGEAPEKNLPWILATKLAPDDQVKAQKMLEQAFIDYQQELANLVGQKMVKKIDFDIEGGAQDDKYKNDTALLARTIAGMKKADKEWDFSVTVAVLNDGLISGPNKGMQVVETFIQEYAKVGLSVNDLPKFNPMVMDYGNDIYEKAIAEGKTNFDLAKQATESTMRQIQSIIKTEFHQTITDAQTYAMMGSTPMIGVNDTEKGVFTLEDAKDFYNWSHTIGIDYISMWSINDDRGLSYPIYDDPNYPGGVFGGQPANKSQTSHGLLYLNEYDFTRVFSGDWELV
- a CDS encoding GmrSD restriction endonuclease domain-containing protein codes for the protein MKPTQNVESSPKLIPVRNLLENLENGKLELPIFQRNKVWTNKMKERFKESLSKNYPFGSILIHQKAYDERQLLIDGYQRLSTIKEFCEQPFNSLKWEEFNINDDQLLDILKNEKIMKKFKNQIIYKFQIERNATTYQIIKNVLNDIILKQKNSDQFNILQLADKIEPLISFKIDEIKRKSENLKDTTIPVIIVTTFDQHEVIADIFTKLNTSGQKLSKYEIAAADWQDIQIKINDYKNDSFSKQIVDKIKEKYKYYEENKNKTGIQMNKKASDLDKDASIDLFELLFGFSKVLEDISNNLFLPTKNKKIDIFEEGFEIINYCMGGVNKNFDKLNKKFIEFFNIKNNNIELNEIVSLLKYVKTTVKAVNDYFGHDSNKILLGSLNNKNIVWGTNEKEDAGSLLKPSKFQSISFVVEIFRTIFRNNNKFENYNEKFDQEITKEIQNNFYLAQHYVYDTFNDLFSKSSNKTVDDIISSNIFRYNKPIEKGEMLYSVEKVINNFNVKSNNNKSKRPKFDKSIRILISITYQNILSTTYNIDSYHIDHLIPFKISENKNEKIDINRLGNLALIDSESNSIKSDKDLYKLIKGEIFSTEEVENWTFINRNEFGLFSFEGKEWKQIEKDLQNMSEIRESRYIEKFMKFWKYS
- the parC gene encoding DNA topoisomerase IV subunit A, with translation MAKKIDNSNIESEKGIISYALEDLMGERFGRYAKYIIQERALPDARDGLKPVQRRILYAMNELNLTYDKPYKKSARVVGEVIGKYHPHGDTSIYDAMVRMSQWWKLGMPLIDMQGNNGSIDGDSAAAMRYTETRLAKISDLMLDDLNKNTVKFAPNFDDSEKEPTVLPSYFPNILVNGSTGIAAGYATNMPPHNLGEIIDATIKLIRTPNTRIDTILEIVKGPDFPTGGTVQGRNGIKDAFTTGKGKVIVNSKWHEEDNNIIIDEIPYEVVKQDLVKKIGDVIDANPGLGILEVRDETDRNGLRIAIDLSDKANLDTVRKFLFKSTPLSISYNYNNVAIVDLQPKQLGIIELIHAYIAHYKEVFTFRTQFDLNKAEKRLEIILGLIKAMSILDQVISVIRSSTNRSDAIENLVSKFIFSQPQAAAIVDMRLYRLTSTDVVKLQNEKEELDVNIAKLKAILNSEEVMDNEIINRLREVKKQFQTPRRSTVEDSIENLDVEQKEVLVEHEYNLWISKDGYLKAIESKLISKNDPAVFGRKPNDMWIAAGEVSNLQHLILITNKGTYYSIPLYKLPMSKWRDMGVHVNTIATMDPSEHIVSAFVVKDFAEALQQILITSKNGNIKRIPVKDLETKIFTRAFRIMKLDAADEIVSASLITSKTRTCGIITRNGYGVRYHIEDIPVQGTNSKGVKAANLKEDYIVAGLGLTSEDTIMYLTEKDGVKKFRNEDLPIYIRPKRGVRVLPERKRGTEYITFVFNFNANEENIIKTIDTQDMYQEVNVNKYRHIELTSVTGDFDIKDVAFASLSEINKVKPNDMPPGALNADDDAEGYVSKEEIRARQEANKGKVSAKVVVSKNVKEESEKRIQSLTGGLSDLLGDISSVLGTPSKPKPKKEVKDEFQLDLSELLEE
- a CDS encoding AAA domain-containing protein, giving the protein MLKVKEKFNYWVRVANDLYNIAEQNNISMDLQEQWEESDFSDEEKHKKNQDKQKINPYSNIEYFINKTLLRKYEYINKESILYYFLNAKHKEYKNWNEKTFIYPFGINNSQRKAVENAFKSNISIIQGPPGTGKTQTILNILANILMENKTVAVVSNNNSAIDNVIEKLHSKVNSEGKKINVIDDIWFLTSFLGKKSNNEKYFSKENQQEILNTQEIWRNTLENSDYWVSKKDFAKNKFKIDELVFEIEEVQRLNEVILENKNELNKVLKELELLVLNVQLSMKNDKNLKKLSLKKLKKLHLNLKMYRKEKFTWWFKFKTRFIYQIKKEFFESDFIAELYFHILNKKHEGLELAIKNDSKYLKKIGKNKIEDLIKLSKQNLLTHIYKNFMLEDEIKLTSSNFNTFQKVSDFQNFIKKRPIILSTIYSIINSKNSSVLYDYLIIDESSQTDMLACIGAMACAKNIIVVGDLKQLPQVENKIFKKYFEMHNFEIEDGYKYFGNNILKSLLTIYKNKVPNQLLREHYRCHPGIIGFCNKKYYDNKLIIMTENSKNTNPFETIIGESLHYNDTSKTSKKEIQNIKEYLDKNKIDEIGIISPFRNQANLLAKTFRSEKIIANTIHKFQGQEKDTILFAVTKAKINGRKDFVSNPKLINVAVSRAKNKFILAYAGNLEQTPDNDIKDLLKYINYNYPDAIKNIAKNSEFYILSKEFNNDLLKLIVDYNLSHSNGTKEPSEIIIHNILEEIIKEENYQHLDITLFKKLSLLVPDAIESKEFNQKELSFLKHHWAHVDFLLYDKFSHAPVLVIEVDGLTFHKKQKQTWRDEIKDKALKMQNIPIIRISTAITENIKSKIKNELLKIKEKT